Within the Deltaproteobacteria bacterium genome, the region AAGACGACGAAGATCGCTCCCGCGCAGCCGACACCCGCAGTGGTTGCTCCGGTCAAGAGTTCCGACGGACGGCGCCAATTCATCTGGCCGACCAAGGGCGAAGTGCTGCGCAAGTTCGGCAAGGGACCGGACGGACGCCTGAACGAAGGGCTCGATATTTCGGCGGCGGCGGGAACGAAGATCGTCGCGGCCGCGGACGGCGAAGTCATCGTCAGCGGAACACCGCTCGCGGGGTTCGGCAACATGGTCGCGGTTCAGCACGCCGGGGAATACATGACCGTTTACGCGCATAACCGCGTGAATCTCGTGAAAAAGGGCGACAAGGTGAAGCAGGGGCAGGTCATCGCCGAGGTC harbors:
- a CDS encoding M23 family metallopeptidase, coding for KTTKIAPAQPTPAVVAPVKSSDGRRQFIWPTKGEVLRKFGKGPDGRLNEGLDISAAAGTKIVAAADGEVIVSGTPLAGFGNMVAVQHAGEYMTVYAHNRVNLVKKGDKVKQGQVIAEVGDTGRATVPHLHFEIRHKLATIDPLTLLPN